A genomic region of Desulfosarcina ovata subsp. ovata contains the following coding sequences:
- a CDS encoding tetratricopeptide repeat protein — protein MIKNSKGIDLRNRNAFFLILIFTTIVYSNSFSASWHFDDFPNIVSNKGIHISDIGMDSITKALYANPINNNKLIRPVAYLSFAINWYFGKHHVFGYHLINLAIHIIVAFVLFLSILILLRSPNVSVAYKGDEYCIALLASVMWSIHPIQVQAVTYIVQRMASMASLFYILGIFLYLKARIATSKRKACLLVFGIVISYFLAMVTKENTVTLPISILLLEFLFYQDIDKLKTLKRIRGIGIFSVFIAILLVAIFYKVEWSSLISGYENRPFTFTQRILTEPRIVLFYLKQLLIPINSHLSIVHDVKISTSLFHPIMTLPSILCVFGLLGIGISQIKSRPLVALAILFYFLNQIIESTIIPLELIFEHRNYLPSMFLFVPIAAGIKALINFYYKRQSIVAFVVVISTTLAICGIGLAAYIRNQAWSTEESLWMDAMYKAPDNPRPYQNIAGIYKDRGNYEKSMALYQKSIGLPNVSNTSISKSKNNIGNIYWLFNDSQNAMRFYREAVAIDEGNRLARINLASELIRVGNYALAMQEADKLLAIDQSDVRHINLKGFILYKHNCFNDAIRWYKKGLSIDPSNWNLLINISMALSRTGAYRNANFFLSKALLNHPKNIYIYFAYIDSLYNESNKLKIENILDKLFTMFSIDIILDQLSNAKRMENSIPFSPDITAKIMIDKIKRYRNEE, from the coding sequence TTGATCAAAAATTCAAAAGGAATTGATTTGCGCAATCGGAATGCCTTTTTTCTGATTCTTATTTTTACCACCATTGTTTATAGCAACTCATTTAGTGCCTCTTGGCATTTTGACGACTTTCCCAACATTGTCAGTAATAAGGGGATCCATATATCAGATATCGGCATGGATTCCATAACAAAAGCGCTCTATGCCAACCCGATTAATAATAACAAGCTCATCAGACCGGTAGCATACTTGTCATTTGCTATCAATTGGTATTTCGGTAAGCATCACGTGTTTGGTTATCATCTGATTAACCTGGCGATCCATATTATCGTCGCCTTTGTTCTCTTCCTCTCCATTTTAATCCTGCTTAGGTCCCCCAATGTTTCAGTTGCCTATAAAGGCGATGAATACTGTATTGCGTTATTGGCTTCGGTAATGTGGTCGATTCATCCGATTCAGGTTCAAGCGGTGACCTACATCGTTCAACGGATGGCCTCAATGGCATCCTTATTTTACATATTAGGAATATTTCTCTATCTCAAAGCCCGGATCGCAACGTCCAAACGCAAAGCCTGTCTACTCGTTTTTGGAATAGTTATTTCCTATTTTCTGGCGATGGTCACAAAGGAAAACACGGTAACGCTTCCCATATCTATCCTCCTGCTGGAGTTTTTGTTTTATCAGGATATTGATAAATTAAAAACTCTAAAACGAATAAGGGGAATCGGCATATTTTCTGTATTCATCGCTATCCTTTTAGTAGCGATATTTTATAAAGTAGAGTGGTCGTCCCTAATTTCTGGATATGAAAATAGGCCTTTTACATTTACTCAAAGGATACTGACAGAACCACGAATTGTGCTCTTCTACTTGAAACAGCTACTGATTCCAATTAACAGCCATTTATCGATTGTCCATGACGTTAAGATTTCAACATCATTGTTTCATCCAATCATGACTTTGCCTTCCATACTTTGTGTCTTTGGTTTGTTGGGAATTGGAATATCACAAATAAAGAGTCGCCCCTTAGTGGCCTTGGCGATACTCTTTTACTTTCTGAATCAAATAATTGAATCAACTATTATACCACTGGAACTTATTTTTGAACACCGTAATTATCTGCCGTCAATGTTCTTATTTGTGCCCATTGCCGCCGGCATAAAAGCTTTAATTAATTTTTATTACAAAAGACAGTCGATTGTTGCGTTTGTTGTTGTCATATCCACCACCTTGGCAATTTGTGGAATCGGTCTTGCTGCCTACATTAGAAACCAGGCATGGTCAACAGAGGAAAGTTTATGGATGGACGCCATGTATAAGGCACCGGACAATCCTCGTCCGTACCAAAATATTGCAGGAATTTATAAAGATCGGGGCAATTATGAGAAATCAATGGCTTTATACCAGAAATCGATTGGATTGCCCAACGTTTCCAATACTTCTATCAGTAAGTCCAAAAATAATATTGGCAATATTTACTGGCTATTTAATGATAGCCAAAATGCTATGCGGTTTTATCGTGAGGCAGTCGCAATTGATGAAGGGAATCGTTTAGCACGAATTAATTTAGCTTCCGAACTGATTCGTGTTGGTAATTACGCGTTGGCCATGCAGGAGGCAGATAAATTGTTGGCCATTGATCAAAGTGACGTCAGGCATATTAATCTAAAAGGCTTCATATTATATAAACATAATTGTTTTAATGACGCTATAAGGTGGTACAAAAAAGGATTGTCAATTGATCCATCTAATTGGAATTTATTGATAAACATTTCAATGGCCCTTAGTCGAACCGGCGCTTATCGAAATGCTAATTTTTTCTTAAGCAAAGCCCTGCTTAACCATCCAAAAAACATTTACATTTATTTTGCATATATTGATTCTTTGTATAATGAATCCAATAAACTAAAAATAGAAAATATATTAGATAAACTATTTACTATGTTTAGTATAGATATTATTCTTGACCAATTGAGTAATGCGAAAAGAATGGAAAATAGCATTCCATTCAGTCCAGATATTACGGCAAAAATAATGATTGACAAAATAAAGCGATATAGAAATGAAGAATAG
- a CDS encoding vitamin K epoxide reductase family protein produces MKNRTKVINPLPFSTYYITIMTIAAIGLITTIYLSISHYRVYTDIEYESFCAITKAINCDTVSQSPYSIMFNIPVAIWGLIGYIFITILLSIAWKYRSKGMYVWPTIILLSFIYSIGSIILAIISSKIIKSYCIMCIVTYGVNFALVYFSLLIFNRFGKCGIFNGLIGDVKYFIKNMFVVTLFTVLSITFLIIIANIIPHYWRIENDSYLRDLPNGITADGHPWIGATTPQLTIMEYTDYQCFQCKKMHYYIRQIVAKYPDKIRLIHRHFPMDSVYNPLVKEPYHQGSGKLSLLAIFATIHGKFWQMNDFLFSSQQSKKTIDIKSIADEIGLNPKELFAATQNAYLRRMLNADILTGIKLGVRGTPGYTVDGKLFLGTLPSEMFSNLEGVSP; encoded by the coding sequence ATGAAGAATAGAACAAAGGTTATCAATCCTTTACCATTTTCAACCTATTATATTACCATTATGACCATTGCGGCTATAGGATTGATAACCACTATTTATTTGTCTATATCACACTATCGGGTTTATACTGATATTGAATATGAAAGTTTCTGCGCTATAACAAAGGCAATTAACTGTGATACTGTATCCCAAAGCCCTTACTCCATAATGTTTAACATTCCTGTTGCCATTTGGGGACTTATTGGATATATTTTTATTACAATTTTATTGAGCATTGCCTGGAAGTATCGTTCTAAAGGGATGTATGTCTGGCCTACAATTATATTACTATCTTTTATATATTCTATAGGCAGCATTATTCTCGCGATAATATCATCCAAAATCATAAAAAGTTACTGTATCATGTGTATCGTAACATATGGAGTAAACTTCGCATTAGTTTATTTTTCATTACTGATATTTAATAGGTTTGGAAAATGTGGCATTTTTAATGGTCTTATCGGTGATGTCAAGTATTTTATAAAAAATATGTTTGTTGTAACTCTGTTTACCGTATTATCCATTACTTTTTTGATAATTATAGCAAACATTATCCCCCATTACTGGCGTATTGAAAATGATTCCTATCTAAGAGATCTACCCAATGGTATAACGGCTGATGGCCACCCATGGATCGGAGCAACGACTCCGCAACTCACTATCATGGAATATACAGATTATCAGTGTTTTCAATGCAAGAAAATGCATTATTATATTAGACAGATAGTTGCTAAATACCCGGATAAGATAAGACTTATCCATAGGCATTTTCCGATGGATAGTGTCTATAACCCATTAGTAAAAGAACCTTACCATCAGGGTTCCGGTAAACTTTCCCTACTTGCAATATTTGCAACCATCCACGGAAAGTTTTGGCAAATGAACGATTTCTTATTCTCATCACAGCAGAGCAAAAAAACAATTGATATTAAATCGATTGCCGATGAAATTGGTTTAAATCCCAAAGAATTATTTGCAGCAACGCAAAATGCATATTTGCGGCGAATGTTAAACGCTGATATCCTCACTGGGATAAAGCTTGGCGTAAGAGGAACCCCAGGATACACTGTTGACGGGAAATTGTTTCTGGGCACTTTACCTTCAGAAATGTTTTCCAACTTGGAAGGTGTTTCTCCATAG
- a CDS encoding tetratricopeptide repeat protein yields the protein MKPSRYKDSGGYRTWHQESLNTDRVTKVEYCVLLLLVLVIFLIYHRLPTHDFISLDDHVYVTGNDQVRSGLTPESIKWAFTTMHAEFWHPITWLSLMVDTELYGVNPSGYLITNLFLHIVNTFVIFLCFRNTTKNLWPSALLALLFAVHPLHVENVAWISDRKDLLGGLFWILTIWQYYRLIQKPCLARKSLLVALFCLGLMSKPILVSLPCILILLDIWPLQRLAIGPCRSMQWLLFFRQALRDKLTLFTMALAFSLIAFWAQQKGGGVGSYAAYPVGDRIFNAAMAYIGYLLKTFWPENLSVFYPFDNDIPFIQGSLATLLVVALSAAAWRWGGYAKPLLVGWFWFIVTLIPTIGIIKIGDFSMADRYLYIPQIGLFIVFSWGAYQIATRWLNPIMVAVACCLIIGLLTLASYHQVKHWQSSGTLFAHALEVNPHNYFAHYAMGRLLASQREYDRALDHFSRAVNLAPDKYTMRIDFGRALIVKSRFREALEVLETLIPLNHPSHQRGELYFLKGLALMGMGRSGEAESNFIHALNTDSEEYANNVASKSDSGGTIDRGEIRVGVKRETSHLVYLAKIGYANWRLDQEKMYKKQKNASE from the coding sequence TTGAAACCCAGCCGTTATAAAGATAGTGGTGGTTATCGAACCTGGCACCAAGAAAGTCTTAATACCGACCGGGTAACAAAGGTCGAATACTGCGTCCTGCTCCTACTTGTTTTGGTAATTTTCCTGATCTATCATCGATTGCCTACGCACGACTTTATTAGTCTTGACGATCATGTGTATGTTACCGGCAACGATCAAGTCAGAAGTGGCCTGACTCCTGAATCGATAAAGTGGGCCTTTACCACCATGCATGCGGAGTTCTGGCATCCAATAACTTGGCTTTCTTTAATGGTCGATACCGAATTGTACGGCGTCAATCCAAGTGGGTATTTGATCACCAACCTTTTCCTTCATATTGTTAATACGTTCGTAATTTTTCTTTGTTTCAGAAACACGACAAAGAATTTATGGCCAAGTGCGCTGCTGGCATTACTGTTTGCTGTTCACCCGTTGCATGTCGAAAATGTGGCCTGGATATCAGACCGCAAGGACTTATTGGGCGGATTGTTCTGGATTCTGACGATATGGCAATACTACCGGTTGATCCAAAAGCCATGCCTGGCACGAAAATCGCTTCTGGTTGCCCTATTTTGTTTGGGATTGATGTCAAAACCGATTCTCGTTAGCCTGCCTTGCATATTGATCTTGTTGGATATATGGCCATTGCAGCGATTGGCCATCGGTCCGTGTAGAAGCATGCAATGGTTGCTCTTTTTTCGTCAGGCGCTGAGAGACAAGTTGACTCTATTCACAATGGCCCTGGCCTTTAGCTTGATTGCCTTTTGGGCGCAGCAAAAGGGCGGAGGTGTGGGATCGTATGCCGCGTATCCAGTTGGCGACCGTATTTTCAACGCCGCCATGGCATACATCGGCTATCTGTTAAAAACTTTCTGGCCGGAAAACCTTTCCGTATTTTACCCGTTCGATAACGATATCCCTTTTATTCAGGGATCCTTGGCCACTTTGCTGGTGGTGGCCCTTAGTGCTGCGGCATGGCGGTGGGGTGGGTACGCTAAGCCCCTTCTGGTTGGATGGTTCTGGTTCATCGTCACCTTGATCCCAACAATCGGCATAATCAAGATCGGCGATTTTTCCATGGCTGACCGTTACCTGTACATTCCCCAGATCGGCCTTTTCATTGTATTTTCCTGGGGAGCATATCAAATTGCAACGCGATGGCTGAACCCAATCATGGTGGCCGTCGCCTGCTGCCTGATCATTGGGTTGCTGACGCTTGCGTCGTACCATCAGGTGAAGCACTGGCAGAGCAGCGGGACGTTGTTCGCACACGCACTGGAAGTCAATCCGCATAACTATTTTGCCCACTATGCCATGGGGCGACTACTGGCCAGCCAGAGAGAATACGACCGGGCGCTTGATCATTTTTCCCGTGCGGTCAATCTCGCGCCTGACAAGTACACTATGCGTATCGATTTTGGACGCGCATTGATCGTTAAGTCGCGCTTCAGAGAAGCGTTGGAGGTTCTGGAAACATTGATTCCCCTGAACCACCCATCCCATCAACGGGGTGAACTATATTTTCTCAAGGGCCTTGCATTGATGGGAATGGGGCGTTCTGGGGAAGCCGAATCCAATTTTATCCATGCCTTGAATACTGATTCCGAAGAATACGCGAATAACGTTGCAAGTAAAAGTGATTCGGGTGGTACGATAGATCGGGGAGAAATACGCGTTGGTGTGAAAAGGGAAACCTCTCATCTTGTCTACCTCGCAAAAATAGGATATGCCAACTGGCGGTTGGATCAGGAAAAAATGTATAAAAAACAAAAGAATGCAAGTGAATAA
- a CDS encoding GtrA family protein yields the protein MGVSGLLVNLGLYIILTRMFHFKPAFSSPVAIETSIISNFSLNHLWTFKKRHNEQRLIKKLTNFHIVAGIAGLSNYAVFLLLINYFGLYDIIANLTGIAFGTLINYFCNSLWTWRETKSANPDDSPV from the coding sequence GTGGGTGTCTCCGGATTATTGGTCAATCTTGGGTTGTACATTATCCTGACACGGATGTTCCATTTTAAACCAGCCTTTTCCTCTCCAGTCGCAATAGAAACATCGATCATTTCCAACTTTTCCTTGAATCATTTATGGACCTTTAAAAAAAGGCATAACGAACAAAGGCTGATTAAAAAATTGACAAACTTCCACATTGTGGCAGGCATTGCAGGATTATCGAACTATGCGGTTTTTCTCCTTTTGATCAACTATTTTGGTTTATACGATATCATTGCCAACCTGACGGGCATTGCCTTCGGAACATTGATCAATTATTTCTGCAACTCTTTGTGGACCTGGCGGGAAACCAAATCAGCCAATCCGGACGATTCACCCGTATAA
- a CDS encoding Druantia anti-phage system protein DruA encodes MSESMTIQGRKLFSEDIELIRRLMADNPDWHRSRLSIELCRMWNWRTDKGQPKDIACRSMLRKLEQRQFIVLPPPLRPGNHSRQIPDMPHRRDPIEGVLDDLRPVEIIMVSGRSDNDHLFHCLMDRYHYLGCRGHVGEHMKYMVYDRHERPLACLLFGSAAWKTTPRDRYIGWNVATRQGNLKLLTNNTRFLILPWVRIPNLASFILGACLRRLRSDWSTRYGHDLCLVETFVDRSRFEGTCYQAANWLKLGQTKGRSRQDRYRKLKVPVKDLYVYPLTADFKKRLCAAG; translated from the coding sequence ATGAGTGAGAGCATGACCATTCAGGGGCGCAAATTATTTTCCGAAGATATTGAACTGATTCGTCGGCTGATGGCCGACAATCCGGATTGGCACCGCAGTCGGTTATCCATCGAACTGTGCCGAATGTGGAATTGGCGCACCGATAAAGGTCAGCCCAAAGATATTGCCTGCCGTTCAATGTTGCGTAAGCTAGAACAACGCCAGTTCATCGTGCTGCCGCCACCGTTGCGACCGGGAAATCATTCCCGGCAGATACCTGACATGCCTCATCGTCGCGACCCCATCGAGGGAGTGCTGGACGATCTTCGTCCTGTTGAAATCATCATGGTCAGTGGCCGTTCAGACAACGATCACCTTTTTCATTGTCTAATGGATCGCTACCATTATTTGGGGTGCCGGGGTCACGTTGGCGAGCATATGAAGTATATGGTCTATGATCGCCACGAAAGGCCCCTGGCCTGCCTGCTTTTTGGATCGGCAGCCTGGAAAACAACACCACGAGACCGTTACATCGGATGGAACGTGGCTACACGCCAAGGGAATCTGAAGCTGTTGACCAACAACACCCGGTTTTTGATTCTACCCTGGGTTCGCATTCCCAACTTGGCCAGTTTCATTCTGGGCGCTTGTCTCAGGCGGTTGCGGTCCGATTGGTCCACGCGCTATGGTCACGATTTGTGCCTGGTCGAAACCTTCGTCGATCGTTCCCGCTTTGAAGGGACCTGTTATCAGGCTGCCAACTGGCTAAAATTGGGGCAAACCAAAGGCCGCAGCCGTCAAGATCGCTATCGAAAGTTGAAGGTGCCGGTCAAAGACCTGTACGTTTATCCGTTGACAGCCGATTTCAAAAAGCGCTTATGTGCCGCAGGCTGA
- a CDS encoding glycosyltransferase, translated as MRPTTCIILPTYNEAENIRWVVSAIFAQSEKIDSHELHVLVVDDDSPDGTQDKVRDMMGKHPNLHLVTGEKKGLGEAYKRGMAYAMSQLAPDLIFEMDAGVNPNWGKFTNRRNGTDFLAL; from the coding sequence ATGCGTCCGACAACTTGTATCATACTACCAACCTACAATGAAGCAGAAAATATCCGCTGGGTTGTCAGTGCAATTTTTGCTCAGTCGGAAAAAATCGACAGTCACGAGCTTCATGTACTGGTCGTCGATGACGATTCCCCTGACGGCACTCAGGACAAAGTTCGTGACATGATGGGCAAACACCCCAATCTCCATCTCGTCACTGGAGAAAAAAAAGGGTTGGGAGAAGCCTATAAACGCGGAATGGCTTATGCCATGAGCCAACTCGCCCCCGATTTGATCTTTGAAATGGACGCGGGTGTAAACCCAAATTGGGGCAAATTTACTAACAGGCGTAATGGTACCGATTTTCTCGCTCTTTGA
- a CDS encoding ArnT family glycosyltransferase — protein sequence MSTVPPVSRDALTHHLAVPKMWIEKGIFKELPSIPFSYYPMNLDLLYMVPLYFGNDIVPKYIHFAFALFTAILIYTHVKRRLDRTYGLLGALFFLSIPVIVKLSTTVYVDLGLIFFSAGALFSLIGWIENDCRIRYLILSALSCGLAMGTKYNGLIVFILLSCFVPVLYVRRANEEALNGKQPVNQFKALGFGIVFAVGSLLVFSPWMIRNWYMTGNPIYPLYKNVFSNAAETQEKYVAENEGGGAPEKEKKQYANSDWTHFSVRKAVYGESLWQIVLIPIRIFFEGVDDNPKHFDGRLNPFLLILPLLLIWGGKKQGNGRRFESKILSLFSIAYLLFVFFKIDMRIRWIGPIIPPLVVLCMYSLANLRRLGESYAVKWKASLLMGFASVFIIAMLAWNAQYVHALYRKIDPEPYIAGEVSREDYITRFRPEYELIRYINSQLHENSIILCLFIGDRIYYFDRQIYWDPKILSEAVNDADSIDQIGANLSNLGITHLLVRFDLTQSWIKRTFDHENEALLRTYFQRRATQIGKHGGYGLFALNATKK from the coding sequence ATGTCAACAGTGCCCCCTGTAAGTCGGGATGCCCTAACCCATCACCTCGCCGTTCCGAAAATGTGGATCGAGAAAGGCATCTTTAAGGAGTTGCCATCTATCCCGTTTTCCTATTACCCCATGAATCTTGATCTGCTATACATGGTTCCTTTATATTTTGGAAACGACATTGTTCCCAAATACATCCATTTCGCCTTTGCCCTCTTTACGGCGATACTGATCTATACCCATGTAAAACGGCGCTTAGATCGGACATATGGATTGCTAGGCGCCCTCTTTTTCCTCTCAATTCCCGTTATCGTCAAATTATCCACGACGGTATACGTCGATTTGGGCCTAATCTTCTTTTCGGCAGGAGCCTTGTTTTCCTTGATCGGTTGGATCGAAAACGATTGCAGGATTCGATATTTGATCTTGTCGGCCTTGTCTTGCGGGCTTGCCATGGGGACTAAATACAACGGCTTGATCGTTTTTATTCTTTTGTCCTGCTTTGTTCCCGTATTGTATGTAAGAAGGGCGAACGAGGAGGCATTAAATGGAAAACAACCCGTCAACCAGTTCAAGGCGTTGGGTTTTGGCATCGTGTTTGCGGTCGGTTCTCTTTTGGTGTTTTCTCCGTGGATGATAAGAAATTGGTATATGACGGGAAATCCGATTTATCCATTATACAAAAATGTTTTTTCCAACGCTGCCGAAACACAAGAAAAGTATGTGGCTGAGAATGAAGGGGGCGGGGCGCCTGAAAAAGAAAAGAAGCAGTACGCCAATAGCGATTGGACTCATTTTTCTGTCCGGAAGGCTGTCTATGGAGAGTCTTTATGGCAAATTGTCCTGATTCCCATTCGCATATTTTTTGAAGGCGTCGATGACAATCCCAAACATTTTGACGGTCGATTAAATCCATTTCTACTGATTTTACCATTGCTACTGATATGGGGCGGCAAAAAACAAGGCAACGGCCGCCGGTTTGAATCCAAAATCTTGTCGTTATTTTCCATCGCCTATCTGTTGTTCGTGTTTTTCAAAATCGATATGCGCATTCGCTGGATCGGTCCGATCATACCACCCTTGGTGGTTCTTTGCATGTATTCCCTTGCCAACCTGCGACGTTTGGGAGAATCATACGCAGTAAAGTGGAAGGCATCACTTCTCATGGGATTTGCGAGTGTATTTATTATTGCCATGCTCGCTTGGAATGCGCAGTATGTCCACGCACTTTACCGAAAAATCGATCCTGAGCCTTATATTGCCGGAGAAGTTTCCCGTGAAGACTATATTACACGGTTCCGGCCGGAGTATGAACTTATTCGATATATTAACAGCCAACTCCACGAAAATTCAATTATTCTTTGCTTATTTATCGGAGACCGTATTTACTATTTTGACCGACAGATTTATTGGGATCCCAAAATTTTATCCGAAGCGGTGAACGACGCCGATTCCATTGATCAAATTGGTGCAAATCTAAGCAATTTGGGGATAACGCATTTATTAGTACGCTTCGATCTGACGCAATCCTGGATCAAAAGGACCTTCGACCATGAGAATGAAGCACTTTTAAGAACCTATTTCCAAAGACGTGCAACTCAAATCGGCAAACATGGTGGCTATGGATTGTTTGCGTTGAACGCAACGAAAAAATGA
- a CDS encoding glycosyltransferase family 2 protein, translating to MPPEVSLIIPVYNEADNIGSLLLEIKERYPGFELIVVNDGSTDDTVQVANKSGATVYSHPYNIGNGAAVKTGIRVATGKILLFMDADGQHRPEDIGRILSFFPDYDMVVGSRDSKGQASFPRAIGNKVYNWLASYVTKFNVKDLTSGFRAIKSDIARSYIYLLPNTYSYPTTISLGVLRDGRSVKYLPIKAQKRTSGKSRISVVKDGVRFFMIIIRICTLYSPLRVFLPVSFIMFMLGVVRYLYSFVTEGRFTNMSALLFISSVIIFMMGMVSEQICQMRFERRVADRPVTRYKDGNE from the coding sequence GTGCCCCCCGAAGTCAGCCTCATTATTCCCGTGTATAATGAGGCCGATAATATTGGATCGCTCCTGCTTGAAATAAAGGAAAGATATCCTGGATTCGAATTGATTGTCGTTAACGATGGTTCCACCGACGATACGGTGCAAGTGGCAAATAAATCGGGTGCAACTGTTTATTCCCACCCTTATAACATCGGTAATGGGGCTGCCGTTAAAACGGGGATTCGTGTCGCAACGGGAAAAATTTTGCTTTTTATGGATGCCGATGGGCAACATCGTCCGGAGGATATCGGCCGAATTTTATCTTTTTTCCCGGACTATGATATGGTTGTTGGATCAAGAGATAGCAAGGGGCAGGCATCTTTCCCTCGTGCGATTGGCAACAAAGTTTATAATTGGCTCGCGTCATACGTTACAAAATTTAATGTGAAGGATCTTACATCAGGATTCCGCGCGATTAAATCGGACATTGCAAGAAGCTATATTTATCTTCTTCCCAATACTTACTCATATCCGACAACGATTAGCTTAGGCGTGCTGCGGGATGGCCGGAGCGTCAAATACCTGCCGATCAAAGCACAAAAGCGGACTTCTGGCAAGAGCAGGATCAGTGTGGTTAAAGACGGAGTACGATTTTTTATGATAATCATAAGAATTTGTACATTATACTCGCCCCTGAGAGTTTTTTTGCCTGTCAGTTTTATCATGTTTATGCTGGGAGTTGTCCGTTACCTTTACTCCTTTGTCACAGAGGGGCGTTTTACCAACATGAGCGCATTGTTATTCATCTCTAGCGTGATCATCTTCATGATGGGGATGGTATCGGAACAGATTTGTCAAATGCGGTTTGAACGCCGGGTTGCCGATCGGCCCGTTACCAGGTATAAAGACGGGAATGAGTAG
- a CDS encoding glycosyltransferase, giving the protein MILKVVYFGIYSKGVEYPRNNNLMRALRRNGVDVIEAHFELAGSFLKRMSVVKEPLQALLFFFKLLTSFVCLAWKFIRLPQADVIIVGHPGYFHVHLAWILHRLFRRNSTLVYDVFIPLCEALVADRELIVSGSFFGRLLYRFERSCCRLADLNLIDTDTHGNYLIETFAVDPAKVARVFVGATIAQQAEPYQVAKQKTFSVLFVGTYIPLHGIDVILEAARILADIPHIRFILVGTGQLRPPMELLANKWGLQNVEFIDWISTEQLGPFIRSHDLSLGIFGTTSKTNRVIPSKVFDICAAGVPFITVDSPAIREVFSHGENACLVPSGSPQALAEAIRELERSPTLRNHLAAGARQTGRHMFSLKCIGADFLDHLHCIRKG; this is encoded by the coding sequence TTGATTTTGAAAGTTGTTTATTTTGGCATTTACTCCAAAGGCGTCGAATATCCAAGAAATAATAATTTGATGCGTGCCTTGCGCCGCAATGGTGTGGATGTTATTGAAGCGCATTTCGAACTCGCGGGTTCATTTCTCAAGCGGATGAGCGTGGTAAAGGAACCTCTGCAAGCGCTTCTTTTTTTTTTCAAGCTGTTGACCAGTTTTGTCTGCCTAGCGTGGAAATTCATCAGACTGCCGCAGGCGGATGTCATCATCGTGGGGCATCCAGGATATTTTCACGTACATTTGGCATGGATTCTTCACCGACTTTTTAGGAGGAATTCGACGCTCGTCTACGATGTTTTTATCCCCCTGTGTGAAGCACTGGTTGCGGACAGGGAATTAATCGTTTCAGGCAGCTTCTTCGGGCGGCTGCTGTATCGGTTTGAACGATCATGTTGCCGTCTGGCTGATTTGAACTTGATCGATACCGATACCCACGGTAATTATCTGATTGAGACCTTTGCGGTCGATCCTGCAAAGGTGGCGCGAGTCTTCGTTGGCGCAACCATCGCTCAGCAGGCCGAACCATACCAGGTCGCTAAACAAAAAACCTTCAGTGTTCTCTTTGTCGGTACTTACATTCCTCTTCACGGCATTGATGTTATTCTCGAGGCTGCCCGCATTCTTGCCGATATACCACACATACGGTTTATTCTTGTGGGAACCGGCCAATTGCGGCCTCCGATGGAGCTTCTGGCCAATAAATGGGGACTCCAAAACGTTGAATTCATCGATTGGATATCAACTGAACAATTGGGTCCCTTTATTCGTTCACACGACTTATCTCTGGGAATATTTGGAACGACCTCAAAAACGAACAGAGTTATCCCTTCCAAGGTATTCGATATCTGTGCTGCCGGGGTGCCTTTTATAACAGTTGACTCTCCCGCCATCCGGGAAGTTTTTTCACATGGCGAAAATGCCTGTCTCGTCCCTTCGGGCAGCCCACAGGCACTAGCCGAAGCCATTCGTGAATTGGAAAGATCCCCAACCCTGCGAAACCATTTAGCAGCGGGGGCTAGGCAAACGGGCCGGCACATGTTTTCATTGAAATGCATCGGTGCCGATTTCCTTGACCATCTGCATTGTATCCGCAAGGGTTAA